The Podospora pseudocomata strain CBS 415.72m chromosome 1 map unlocalized CBS415.72m_1, whole genome shotgun sequence genome has a segment encoding these proteins:
- a CDS encoding uncharacterized protein (EggNog:ENOG503PZQ3) — MMVDEEGRRSRRPRVRAIGALGVSFNFLQVALRFATCLYEVGLIAFIAWLYDHWRREETARVDFLFPSFFPLGVGILVDAYEFVSLLWFDRRRAINPVAVGFDVALTGTGVFCFSILNMVDDRPKWNFNGPDRRHQAWVLDMRNAMIFMVVYSILHATFVVLAAAGVVKMYRDIGKTRKARRLAEAQLQMLQFSQVARPDKRTDAAAVTEVPIDPPTAVHLDTSRDP, encoded by the exons ATGATggtcgatgaggagggaaggCGTTCGCGACGGCCAAGGGTACGGGCTATCGGTGCTCTGGGCGTGTCTTTCAACTTCCTCCAAGTTGCCCTGAGGTTCGCGACGTGTCTCTATGAGGTGGGATTGATTGCTTTTATCGCGTGGCTGTATGATCACTGGAGACGGGAAGAAACTGCGAGGGTCGATTTCCTCTTTCCGTCGTTCTTCCCG cttggtgttggtatTTTGGTCGATGCATACGAATTTGTGTCGTTGCTTTGGTTCGATCGGAGACGGGCTATTAATCCCGTTGCTGTTGGATTCGACGTTGCTCTAACAGGAACGGGtgtcttttgtttctcgATCTTGAATATGGTGGACGATAGGCCGAAGTGGAACTTCAACGGGCCtgaccgccgccaccaagctTGGGTTTTGGACATGAGAAATGCAATGATATTCATGGTAGTCTATTC AATTCTGCATGCCACCTTTGTGGTCCTGGCAGCAGCGGGCGTTGTCAAAATGTACAGGGATATTGGAAAGACACGGAAGGCGAGACGACTGGCGGAAGCCCAGTTGCAGATGCTGCAGTTCAGCCAAGTGGCAAGGCCTGACAAACGGACAGATGCTGCAGCTGTTACAGAGGTACCGATAGATCCTCCAACAGCTGTTCACTTGGATACATCAAGGGACCCATAG
- a CDS encoding uncharacterized protein (COG:S; EggNog:ENOG503P33U): protein MASGTADKSKPYLPLAGLAGDGWSKDGKATATCYCGTVQLIVSLDGVVNTFVCNCADCRKITASMFASNFTVKNSHFEYARGKDRLKTFSQSQTIASGKAMTNYFCENCGTLMYRVGERFPGVSILRIGTVDDFSLHETRLRPRQEHWTKDRVCWFTGVQGIEETFEVQGGGGRNGGISNL, encoded by the exons ATGGCCTCTGGTACCGCTGACAAATCGAAGCCCTACCTCCCGCTTGCCGGCCTCGCCGGGGACGGTTGGTCCAAGGACGGCAAGGCGACAGCCACCTGCTACTGTGGCACGGTGCAGCTCATTGTA TCCCTCGACGGCGTCGTCAACACCTTTGTCTGCAACTGCGCCGACTGCCGCAAGATCACCGCGTCCATGTTCGCCAGCAACTTCACCGTCAAGAACTCCCACTTTGAGTACGCGCGCGGGAAGGACCGTCTCAAGACGTTTAGCCAGTCTCAGACGATCGCTTCGGGCAAGGCGATGACCAACTACTTCTGCGAGAACTGCGGTACGCTCATGTACCGTGTTGGCGAGCGCTTTCCTGGAGTGAGCATCCTGCGCATTGGCACTGTTGACGACTTTTCGTTGCATGAGACCAGGCTTCGGCCACGACAGGAGCATTGGACTAAGGACCGTGTCTGCTGGTTTACGGGAGTCCAGGGGATAGAGGAGACTTTTGAGGTtcaggggggagggggaagaaacGGAGGCATCAGCAATCTTTAA
- a CDS encoding uncharacterized protein (COG:S; EggNog:ENOG503P6W7) has translation MLEDKNKSSGVTGAGKVVTSTLGNTVGGLTNTVGGVVGAASRGIGETVTGATGGLGRPLGDGIANIGTGVEGGAATVAKGVKDAGEWKTSR, from the coding sequence ATGCTCGAAGACAAGAACAAGAGCTCAGGCGTCACTGGTGCCGGAAAGGTCGTCACCTCCACACTCGGGAACACAGTCGGCGGCTTGACAAACACGGTTGGAGGCGTTGTAGGTGCAGCGTCTCGTGGCATTGGGGAGACGGTGACAGGGGCCACAGGTGGGCTCGGGAGACCTCTTGGGGATGGCATTGCCAACATTGGGACTGGTGTCGAAGGGGGAGCTGCTACTGTCGCCAAGGGGGTAAAGGATGCTGGCGAGTGGAAGACAAGCCGATAA
- the TPO5_2 gene encoding polyamine transporter tpo5 (EggNog:ENOG503NWJI; COG:P) — MASKSAEKSGHTNALQGSTVVVRENVSPLTSSSDDVTMDEADRKLEAMGYTPVFKREFSTWSSFSFAMSISGVYGSLMSTWIYGLQAGGAAAIMWSWVIGGAGAWALALSLAELSSAYPSSGAMYFTLKFLAPEEQVPILCWISGYINLVGTVTGSAATEYASSQMLLAAVSITSNFSYMPTNNHVVACMAILTVIHASINTLPTLWLTRLTSGYVVFHISVLVGACVCLLVQTKEKHSIAYAFTDFQSSSGWNPPGFAFLFGCLAPAWIMTSADSTARIAEEAKDPARIVPKAIANATTFTYIIGFLFNLVLVICMGDPLELVQSPSGQPVAQLFFNAMGRTTAILFTLCGFAVMNLVAIPGIQAGSRTIFAFARDDLLPFSHHWRRVSKRSQTPIAAVWLYAALEIIVNLLGLMSDTAISAVFNVCTVALNISYLVPIVCKMLYGRFEKGPWNLGRWSSVMNVVAVGWNTLMAVIFFFPTRLPVAAENMNYAIVVFVKDGGKE, encoded by the exons ATGGCTTCCAAGAGTGCAGAGAAGTCCGGCCACACCAATGCACTTCAGGGGTCTACGGTCGTTGTTCGAGAAAATGTGTCGCCTTTGACGTCCTCGAGTGACGATGTCACGATGGATGAGGCCGACAGGAAGCTGGAAGCCATGGGGTACACACCG GTCTTCAAACGAGAGTTCTCCACCTGGTCCAGCTTCAGCTTTGCCATGAGCATATCTGGCGTCTACGGCTCCCTCATGTCCACTTGGATATACGGACTACAAGCCGGTGGAGCTGCCGCCATCATGTGGAGTTGGGTCATAGGGGGTGCCGGGGCTTGGGCATTGGCACTTAGTCTGGCTGAGCTATCGTCAGCATATCCAAGTTCAGGGGCTATGTACTTCACTCTGAAGTTTCTTGCGCCAGAGGAGCAAGTGCCTATCTTGTGCTGGATTTCGG GCTACATCAATCTTGTTGGAACCGTCACCGGCAGTGCCGCCACCGAATATGCATCCAGTCAGATGCTGCTCGCAGCTGtttccatcacctccaacTTCTCTTACATGCCGACCAACAACCATGTTGTGGCTTGTATGGCCATCTTGACCGTCATTCATGCCTCGATCAACACACTGCCAACACTATGGCTGACACGATTGACCAGTGGCTATGTCGTATTCCACATCAGTGTTCTGGTTGGCGCCTGCGTGTGCCTGCTCGTTCAGACAAAGGAAAAGCATAGCATTGCATATGCCTTCACTGACTTCCAGTCCTCATCCGGCTGGAATCCCCCTGGCTTTGCCTTTCTCTTTGGCTGTCTGGCACCAGCCTGGATCATGACAAGCGCTGATAGCACAGCCCG CATAGCcgaagaagccaaagaccCCGCCCGCATAGTCCCCAAAGCAATCGCCAACGCCACAACCTTCACGTACATCATcggcttcctcttcaacctcgtACTAGTGATCTGCATGGGCGACCCCCTCGAACTAGTCCAAAGCCCCAGCGGCCAACCA GTAGCCCAACTCTTCTTCAATGCCATGGGCCGCACCACAGCAATACTGTTCACCCTCTGCGGCTTCGCAGTAATGAACCTAGTCGCCATCCCAGGCATCCAAGCTGGCTCCCGCACCATCTTCGCCTTTGCCCGCGACGACCTActccccttttcccaccaCTGGCGTCGGGTTTCCAAGCGCTCCCAGACACCCATTGCCGCGGTGTGGTTATATGCCGCCCTCGAGATTATTGTTAATCTCCTCGGGTTAATGTCCGACACGGCAATCAGTGCCGTGTTCAACGTCTGCACTGTTGCCTTGAATATCTCTTATCTGGTCCCCATCGTCTGCAAGATGCTGTACGGGAGATTTGAAAAAGGGCCGTGGAatctggggaggtggagctCTGTGATGAATGTGGTTGCTGTGGGGTGGAACACGCTCATGGCAgttattttcttttttcctaCCAGGTTGCCGGTTGCGGCGGAGAAT ATGAACTATGCTATTGTCGTGTTTGT TAAAGACGGAGGAAAAGAATAA
- a CDS encoding uncharacterized protein (COG:O; EggNog:ENOG503PD1H; MEROPS:MER0080922) gives MMLALAGFQLAFALLGTALTLPTIEAKKGLLSFPVLQKRSQSVNLRKRDNVVALGNVSTLTYLIRLEIGTPPQPVEVVLDTGSFELWVDPTCATAATQGQEEKCNASGRYVPGQSSTYVDKGAKQHIGYGKGGAELNYAADSILVPGSNSQPLRNVVFGVGVNTTELAWGVGGIGHGNGFNLHYNNLIDELHAQGITQSKAFSIALGGQYSETGGTIIFGGVDTKKFGGKLHKFDNMPPQIEGSKEGPWRYWVQMKSVGITTPTKVVATYEYSTMPALLDTGSTWSYLPQHIFDSLQDDFNATLSEDGSLEVPCSIVDQPGTVDFTFGDLTIQVPYSEFISQLEPGYCALGVLPRKGSYDRAVLGDSFLRSAYVIFDQTNQHLYMASYHDCGTNEQILSGEVGAALNLTGQCHSGHHLFASIPMCWIIVPAAFVLWVLALFL, from the exons atgatgctagCATTGGCAGGTTTCCAGCTAGCGTTTGCGCTTCTTGGGACAGCGCTAACCTTGCCCACCATCGAAGCCAAAAAGGGACTGTTATCGTTCCCTGTTTTGCAAAAAAGGAGTCAGTCTGTGAATCTTAGGAAACGAGACAATGTGGTGGCCTTGGGCAATGTCTCGACGTTGACATACCTCATTCGAC TTGAAATTGGCACTCCTCCACAACCAGTTGAGGTTGTGCTTGACACCGGATCTTTTGAGCTCTGGGTAGACCCAACGTGCGCAACGGCCGCTACCCAGGGCCAAGAGGAGAAATGCAACGCCTCTGGAAGATATGTACCAGGCCAGTCCTCCACCTACGTCGACAAGGGCGCTAAACAGCATATTGGGTACGGAAAGGGCGGTGCCGAGCTCAACTATGCGGCTGACAGTATCCTAGTGCCCGGAAGTA ATTCTCAGCCACTACGAAATGTCGTGTTTGGTGTCGGAGTGAACACGACCGAGCTTGCTTGGGGTGTTGGCGGCATCGGACACGGCAATGGTTTCAACCTCCACTACAACAACCTGATCGACGAGCTCCATGCCCAAGGAATAACACAGTCCAAGGCCTTTAGCATAGCTCTTGGAGGCCAGTACTCGGAGACCGGAGGGACTATCATCTTCGGGGGAGTTGACACAAAGAAGTTCGGCGGAAAGTTGCACAAGTTCGACAATATGCCTCCACAAATCGAAGGGAGCAAGGAAGGCCCATGGCGGTACTGGGTGCAAATGAAGTCAGTCGGAataacaaccccaaccaaaGTTGTCGCGACTTACGAGTATTCGACGATGCCCGCTCTTCTCGACACCGGATCAACATGGAGCTACCTGCCCCAGCACATCTTCGATAGCCTGCAAGACGACTTTAACGCCACTCTTTCTGAGGATGGTAGCCTTGAAGTGCCATGCTCCATCGTTGACCAGCCCGGCACTGTCGACTTCACATTCGGGGACCTGACCATTCAAGTGCCATATTCGGAGTTCATCTCCCAGCTGGAACCAGGATATTGTGCGTTGGGTGTCCTGCCGAGGAAGGGGTCGTATGATCGAGCGGTCCTGGGAGACTCGTTTCTGCGATCAGCCTATG TCATTTTTGATCAAACCAACCAGCATCTGTATATGGCGAGCTACCACGACTGCGGCACAAACGAGCAAATACTGtcaggagaggttggagcgGCCCTCAATCTGACCGGACAGTGTCACTCCGGTCACCATCTATTTGCATCTATCCCAATGTGCTGGATCATTGTGCCAGCTGCCTTTGTTTTGTGGGTGCTTGCGTTGTTTTTGTAG
- a CDS encoding uncharacterized protein (EggNog:ENOG503P1FZ; COG:Q; CAZy:AA2) has protein sequence MTQPIPLDEFGIYLRRQGPRLKSLDIRFLRHTPTAVTRFSLTGPPPPFFFSCVCPWYRKTLSRLQPATMKASSIATALAGGITMLSAAVQADPGMMNSSVLEVLHEADRRPQELIGDLQWLQPRQMSPVSHLIRSILVDGFDAQSNEHYQYVPPLRSAACARDTCCVWWYIAKEMSQLFRGTDGQCTDAARGAIRTGFHDAGAWSKTTGDFGGADGSIVHAPEEMLRRPNKGLQEIVQQYKFWYDRWSHFGVSMADLIQMGANVATVVCPLGPRIRSFVGRRDNFKPAPDGLLPSPFDPPDKVIAMFRAKTIQPLSLAALLGAHSTSRQRFFNPARAGAPQDSTPGVCDVLFYRQTLAARSPPDVFRLPSDVVLAEHPLLFPAFKAFAGPGGQALWAHEYARAYLRLSLLGVFNINNLTDCTRVLPPRTLKW, from the exons ATGACACAGCCGATACCCCTTGATGAGTTTGGGATATATCTACGTCGGCAGGGTCCAAGGCTGAAGAGTCTCGATATTCGGTTTCTTCGCCATACACCCACAGCTGTCACTCGTTTCAGTCTTACAGGTccgcccccccccttttttttcagTTGCGTCTGCCCTTGGTACAGAAAGACACTCTCTCGTCTCCAGCCAGCCACCATGAAGGCCTCTTCTATCGCTACGGCCTTGGCCGGTGGCATAACCATGCTCTCAGCGGCGGTGCAAGCCGATCCGGGGATGATGAACTCGTCTGTTCTGGAAGTCCTCCACGAGGCAGACCGGAGGCCACAAGAGCTCATCGGTGACCTTCAATGGCTTCAACCTCGCCAGATGAGCCCCGTTTCTCACTTGATCAGATCAATTCTGGTCGATGGCTTTGATGCTCAATCGAATGAGCATTACCAATACGTACCTCCCTTGCGTTCGGCAGCTTGTGCTCGAGACACTTGCTGCGTCTGGTGGTACATTGCCAAAGAAATGTCACAACTCTTCCGTGGCACTGATGGGCAATGTACAGATGCCGCCCGAGGTGCCATCCGTACCGGTTTTCACGATGCCGGCGCGTGGTCCAAGACTACGGGCGATTTCGGGGGTGCTGACGGGTCCATCGTCCATGCACCCGAGGAGATGCTTCGCCGACCAAACAAGGGGCTTCAAGAGATTGTTCAACAGTACAAGTTTTGGTACGATCGCTGGAGCCATTTCGGTGTTAGCATGGCCGATTTGATCCAGATGGGCGCCAATGTCGCTACTGTTGTTTGCCCTCT TGGCCCCCGCATCCGCTCCTTTGTTGGCCGCCGAGACAACTTCAAGCCTGCTCCAGACGGACTTCTCCCCAGCCCTTTCGACCCTCCCGACAAGGTCATCGCCATGTTCCGTGCCAAGACTATCCAACCGCTCAGCCTTGCCGCCCTGCTCGGTGCTCACTCCACCAGCCGCCAACGTTTCTTCAATCCTGCGCGTGCTGGCGCCCCCCAGGACAGCACCCCAGGTGTTTGCGATGTGCTGTTCTACCGCCAGACTCTGGCTGCCCGCTCCCCTCCTGATGTCTTCCGCCTCCCCAGCGATGTCGTCTTGGCTGAGCACCCCCTCCTGTTCCCGGCTTTCAAGGCTTTTGCCGGACCTGGTGGCCAGGCTCTTTGGGCACAT GAATACGCCCGCGCGTACCTCCGGCTTAGTCTTCTCGGTGttttcaacatcaacaacctgacCGACTGCACCCGGGTGCTACCGCCGAGAACGCTCAAGTGGTGA
- a CDS encoding uncharacterized protein (EggNog:ENOG503PEP4; COG:S) → MPPAVSKEAGQPGYLIDRRYRDRDPDYMRKLHLYRQRNATSLVYYRLGKQRLWEEECDKPELWRNYDLPLPGKAPGHENDKHKNSMINIQSLPKFDLGNKGVSNLPEEIQKELENIPLYIVSPQAQIGFKKFLGFGGNGLAAMYTIQDLKGRTRDVVFKYALNAISGNELENEKQMHRYLARARHITQRVYLRPPERKKNTAPLSGVDPRVVAGGLVSKAGGLVSKAGPSRRTITPTPAPPPAPPPDDDPDGSTDTDDGTGAKGYPVQAFHHWNYPQDRTVERSNIGKVDDNGPTLILEMMRRGGLESWIGRISLLGQALPEKVLWLIFDCLLKAALALAYPPRFQEELYNSTHRHLGKYPINEILPPSEYEMSPDLVHFDLDATNLFVGDFADNDSDITHTMVPIIKLADFGMTTFMRNAMRNDPKLMHISRPRGKYWLGWLLPEQFTDEWDYITGFLPAEETDPEKKSSIAGKYSYKTNLYHVGLVMWGLITLRKLPFSPVPYECFEKEVTDPDTGNPVLDPKTGQPKMRKLWGYGGYLQGKMWDGIYDRELLDLVVACMLEEPEQRPAFHELKQAIDREVKSEWEWQRNADVRKWCEQFFNEPAGETPVVPIVPVANPAPVPVPSEPEPAAESAQQPQQPPPPPPPPPPTPTAPPAPPPPPPAPNLTTPQAPQQPQQPPASTPTRRPGRQTTRLVRRHNPIDPTQPRAKLLRRKPETQGESCRTPQAHIPAPPLPSTNPNLPSPAPQQPPPSYIAAAAAAAAAAAGDDAPPPPPVFHFQSNILPPGAVLAPPAPPPSTPSRPGPTDDYITKVLTPKVAGLHLTPVPPSTPAPLQPAARRTARRVLTPVGPRQRQRYELVVPPQQALYTPDQDSLDGLRTVMSKMRLGTPEKKSTKNKQPVDWFKDGGKGPPLGPSVQARWAAPGGVRRRWEREGAVVVIDESERRGGGGGVGRSPPPGGGVAGGAQSGVVAAMADAVVGRPRVRRPAIIARIRRRGSSSGGGADDAGRTGGVM, encoded by the coding sequence ATGCCGCCAGCAGTCAGCAAAGAAGCCGGTCAGCCCGGGTACCTCATCGACCGTAGATATAGGGACCGCGACCCCGATTATATGAGAAAGCTCCACCTCTATCGTCAGCGCAATGCAACCTCCCTCGTCTACTACCGCCTTGGAAAACAAAGGCTGTGGGAAGAGGAGTGCGATAAACCTGAGCTATGGAGAAACTACGACCTTCCCCTGCCGGGCAAGGCTCCCGGCCACGAAAATGACAAGCACAAAAACTCAATGATAAACATTCAGAGCCTTCCCAAGTTTGACCTGGGAAACAAAGGTGTGTCTAATTTACCCGAGGAGATCCAGAAGGAACTCGAAAACATTCCCTTGTACATCGTCTCGCCACAGGCGCAAATTGGCTTCAAAAAGTTCCTTGGATTTGGTGGGAACGGGCTCGCTGCCATGTACACGATCCAGGACTTGAAGGGCCGGACCAGAGACGTGGTCTTCAAGTACGCGTTGAATGCTATATCGGGCAACGAGCTGGAAAATGAGAAGCAGATGCACCGATATCTGGCACGGGCACGACATATCACACAAAGGGTTTACTTGCGCCCTccggaaagaaagaaaaacacgGCACCATTATCAGGTGTTGATCCGCGGGTCGTGGCTGGAGGACTCGTATCAAAGGCTGGAGGACTCGTGTCGAAAGCTGGACCATCGAGAAGGACCATCACACCGACACCTgccccaccaccggcgccgccCCCGGACGATGATCCGGATGGCAGCACCGATACAGACGATGGCACGGGGGCTAAAGGCTATCCTGTACAGGCCTTTCATCACTGGAACTATCCTCAGGACAGGACGGTCGAGAGGAGCAACATTGGGAAAGTGGACGACAATGGTCCGACTCTTATCCTGGAAATGATGCGGAGGGGCGGTCTCGAAAGCTGGATTGGCCGGATAAGCCTGCTCGGACAAGCGTTACCAGAAAAGGTACTATGGCTGATATTCGACTGCTTGTTGAAGGCCGCTCTCGCTCTGGCCTACCCTCCACGGTTCCAAGAGGAGCTATATAATAGCACTCATCGCCACCTGGGAAAGTATCCCATCAACgaaatcctccccccaagcgAGTACGAAATGAGCCCAGACTTGGTTCATTTCGACCTCGATGCGACAAATCTGTTTGTTGGCGACTTTGCGGACAATGACTCGGATATCACTCACACGATGgtgcccatcataaagctCGCAGATTTTGGAATGACAACTTTCATGAGGAATGCAATGCGGAACGATCCCAAGCTGATGCACATATCCCGGCCAAGAGGTAAATATTGGTTGGGATGGCTGTTGCCAGAGCAGTTTACCGACGAGTGGGACTACATCACGGGATTCCTACCCGCTGAAGAAACAGACCCGGAAAAGAAGTCTAGTATTGCCGGCAAATACTCGTACAAAACCAACCTCTATCATGTTGGACTGGTTATGTGGGGGCTGATAACACTTCGCAAACTGCCCTTTTCTCCAGTACCATATGAGTGctttgagaaggaggtcacCGATCCGGATACTGGCAACCCTGTTTTGGACCCCAAAACCGGTCAACCCAAAATGAGGAAGCTCTGGGGCTATGGTGGTTATCTCCAAGGCAAAATGTGGGACGGGATCTATGACCGTGAGCTGCTCGACCTCGTTGTCGCCTGCATGCTAGAAGAGCCAGAACAACGACCAGCATTTCACGAGTTAAAACAAGCGATTGATCGTGAGGTGAAGTCGGAATGGGAATGGCAGAGGAACGCCGATGTGCGTAAGTGGTGCGAGCAGTTCTTTAACGAGCCAGCTGGCGAAACGCCCGTTGTCCCCATTGTCCCGGTTGCAAACCCGGCACCGGTTCCAGTACCTTCAGAACCTGAACCAGCAGCCGAATCGGCTCAGCAACcgcaacagcctcctcctccaccaccaccaccaccaccaacacctactgctcctcctgctcctccgccacctccgcctgctcccaacctgacaaccccccaagcaccccaacaaccccaacaaccccccgccAGCACACCCACCCGCCGCCCCGGGCGCCAAACAACCAGACTCGTCCGCCGCCACAACCCCATagacccaacccaaccacgcgccaaactcctccgccGCAAACCCGAAACCCAAGGCGAATCCTGCCGtaccccccaagcccacatCCCcgcgccccccctcccttcaaCAAAtccaaacctcccctccccagccccccagcaaccacccccctcctacatcgccgccgccgccgcagcagcagcagcagcagccggcgacgacgccccccctccccccccagtcttccacttccaaagcaacatcctccccccaggAGCAGTCCTCGccccccctgcccctcccccatccaccccttcccgCCCAGGCCCTACCGACGACTATATCACCAAAGTCCTCACCCCAAAAGTAGCAGGCCTCCACCTCACCCCtgtccccccctccacccctgcCCCGTtgcagccagcagcaaggaGAACTGCCCGGCGGGTCCTCACACCGGTTGGTCCcagacagagacagaggTACGAGCTTGTAGTTCCACCTCAGCAAGCATTATACACCCCCGACCAGGACAGTTTGGATGGGTTGAGGACGGTAATGAGTAAGATGAGGCTGGGGACTCCGGAGAAAAAGTCTACGAAGAACAAACAGCCGGTGGATTGGTTCAAGGATGGGGGAAAGGGACCGCCGCTGGGGCCGTCGGTGCAGGCTCGGTGGGCTGCGCCTGGGGGGGtgcggaggcggtgggagagggagggggcggtggttgttATTGATGAGAgtgagaggaggggtggtggtggtggtgttggtcggTCTCCGCctcctggtggtggtgttgctggtggtgcgcagtctggtgttgttgctgcgatGGCTGATGCGGTTGTTGGTCGTCCGCGGGTGAGGAGGCCGGCGATTATCGCGAGGatcaggaggagagggtctagtagtggtggtggtgctgatgatgctgggCGTACTGGTGGTGTGATGTGA
- the GH51 gene encoding Endoglucanase gh5-1 (CAZy:GH5; EggNog:ENOG503NX55; COG:G) yields MKGSIIAGAVATLAAGAAAQAGAWAQCGGQNWSGATTCVSGHTCVFVNQWYSQCQPGAAPQPTTLATSTTRAATTSAAATPTLAPGKFKWFGTNQAGGEFGEKTYPGVWGTHFIFPDNNAIRTLINQGYNTFRVGFAMERLAQNGLTNSFDAGYLRNFTDSINFITNAGAYAVLDPHNYGRYFGNIITNTADFQTFWRNLATQFVNNPRVIFDTNNEYHTMSQDLVLQLNQAAINGIRAAGAKEQYIWVEGNSWSGAWTWNVTNTNLVALTDPKNKIIYQMHQYLDSDGSGTAPACVNAQIGAQRVVGATAWLRANNKKGILGEFAGGPNDVCKQAVRGLLDHLKANSDVWQGALWWAGGPWWGDYMFSFEPPSGTGYVNYNNILREYI; encoded by the exons ATGAAGGGCTCCATCATTGCCGGTGCCGTCGCCACTCTGGCGGCTGGCGCGGCTGCTCAAGCCGGTGCCTGGGCCCAGTGCGGCGGTCAGAACTGGTCTGGCGCGACGACCTGTGTCTCTGGGCACACTTGTGTCTTTGTCAACCAGTGGTACAGCCAGTGCCAACCCGGTGCTGCCCCTCAGCCAACGACCCTCGCGACATCGACCACCCGTGCTGCGACGACCTCGGCGGCTGCTACCCCTACCTTGGCCCCGGGCAAGTTCAAGTGGTTCGGTACCAACCAGGCTGGTGGCGAGTTTGGAGAGAAGACGTATCCTGGTGTTTGGGGGACGCATTTTATCTTTCCGGACAATAATGCCATCAGG ACACTGATTAACCAAGGCTACAACACCTTCCGCGTCGGCTTCGCCATGGAGCGTCTTGCCCAAAACGGCCTGACCAACTCGTTCGACGCGGGTTACCTCCGCAACTTCACCGACTCCAtcaacttcatcaccaacgccgGCGCCTACGCCGTGCTCGACCCCCACAACTACGGCCGCTACTtcggcaacatcatcaccaacacggCCGACTTCCAGACCTTCTGGCGCAACCTCGCCACTCAGTTCGTGAACAACCCCCGTGTTATTTttgacaccaacaacgaGTACCACACCATGTCCCAGGACCTGGTCCTCCAGCTCAACCAAGCCGCCATCAACGGCATCCGTGCAGCGGGCGCAAAGGAGCAGTACATCTGGGTCGAGGGCAACTCTTGGTCCGGAGCCTGGACTTGGaacgtcaccaacaccaaccttgTCGCGCTGACTGACCCGAAGAACAAGATTATCTACCAGATGCATCAGTACCTGGACTCTGACGGGTCGGGGACAGCGCCGGCGTGTGTGAATGCGCAGATTGGGGCTcagagggtggtgggcgcTACTGCCTGGTTGAGGGCGAACAACAAGAAGGGGATTCTGGGTGAGTTTGCTGGTGGGCCAAACGATGTTTGCAAGCAGGCCGTTAGGGGACTGCTGGATCACTTGAAGGCGAATAGTGATGTGTGGCAGGGGGCGTTGTGGTGGGCTGGGGGTCCGTGGTGGGGAGATTACATGTTTAGCTTTGAGCCGCCTAGTGGGACGGGGTATGTGAACTATAATAATATCTTGAGGGAGTATATTTAG